A window from Mesorhizobium sp. WSM2240 encodes these proteins:
- a CDS encoding AAA family ATPase has protein sequence MDTGLTTIPEADIEKHRPTAQSMITRIVVLEDGSGQSGTALAGTGRRFVSTVSAGSVRKTREIELSKTVAAVRPGDQLMTIGQHALLYRARRGLSVALAIAEVFARGNDLESLQAKNARAPLEGDEAAQFKKLLSASAYVSAFSFASYLAQLIDGDGEPPNDIKEPDFLFDTPQDALKSLIAGLDRAITGAKDDADLMTRARAFARIAIEGLLTRKNRFDGLGVFENAHIRIESDDFTVDGFDVAPGKKSKPLVMTFKKPEEVVGNHIAKYQAVKLSKMLMAYDFDRELNPFVELGGFLFTFIGDGAPGTGKTTLIQMIAGLVHGYCQVAGYPFVYENFGVDQISSYQGKSGQSCKQFINNVLNPRAIGFGTIDDIDQVAAKRSDDRASAGQQEITGVLMESFGGASTVVRGNCSFGMFSNHPENVDDALRQRAGARWMVDGPQTREDYIDIFVLLAGKNHKIDLGDHDLYAAQEIQRAVEDAYEAHSKPQEDGLARVYERFMKENGEPKTMADVGAYLHMIKEAEPRFTGRAIKNVTDAIKMRAMDIELPDDWFEKPEAFMRKGYDEKKAMIEELRGPFSMDMVMQEINRYADSEFRYSDRSDDAAVSKMLRDARLRERAAREMEELKAKGTWNA, from the coding sequence ATGGACACCGGCCTGACCACGATTCCCGAAGCGGACATTGAGAAGCATCGCCCCACCGCACAGTCGATGATCACACGCATCGTCGTGCTGGAGGATGGGAGCGGACAGTCCGGCACCGCTCTCGCCGGCACCGGGCGGCGTTTCGTTTCCACGGTTTCGGCCGGTTCGGTGCGCAAAACCCGCGAGATCGAGCTGTCGAAGACCGTCGCCGCGGTCCGGCCCGGCGACCAGCTCATGACGATCGGCCAGCACGCCTTGCTCTATCGCGCCCGGCGCGGCCTGTCGGTGGCGCTCGCCATTGCCGAAGTGTTTGCGCGCGGCAACGACCTCGAAAGCCTGCAGGCCAAGAATGCACGCGCGCCGCTCGAAGGCGATGAGGCCGCGCAGTTCAAGAAGCTGCTCTCGGCGTCGGCCTATGTTTCGGCATTCAGCTTCGCATCCTACCTGGCGCAGTTGATCGACGGCGACGGGGAGCCGCCCAACGATATCAAGGAGCCGGACTTCCTTTTCGACACGCCGCAGGACGCGCTGAAATCGCTGATCGCCGGCCTCGATCGGGCGATCACCGGCGCAAAGGACGACGCCGACCTGATGACGCGCGCCCGCGCTTTCGCCCGTATCGCGATCGAGGGGCTGTTGACGCGCAAGAACCGCTTCGATGGGCTTGGTGTTTTCGAGAACGCGCATATCCGCATCGAGAGCGACGATTTCACAGTGGATGGCTTCGATGTCGCGCCGGGCAAGAAGTCGAAGCCGCTGGTGATGACCTTCAAGAAGCCCGAGGAGGTCGTCGGCAACCACATCGCCAAATACCAGGCCGTAAAACTCTCCAAGATGCTGATGGCCTACGATTTCGACCGCGAGCTGAACCCTTTCGTCGAGCTCGGCGGCTTCCTGTTCACCTTCATCGGCGACGGGGCGCCGGGCACCGGCAAGACGACGCTGATCCAGATGATCGCCGGACTTGTGCACGGCTACTGCCAGGTCGCCGGCTATCCGTTCGTCTACGAGAATTTCGGCGTCGACCAGATCTCGTCCTATCAGGGCAAGTCCGGCCAGAGCTGCAAGCAGTTCATCAACAATGTGCTGAACCCGCGCGCCATCGGCTTCGGCACCATCGACGACATCGACCAGGTCGCGGCCAAGCGCTCCGACGACCGCGCGTCGGCCGGCCAGCAGGAAATCACCGGCGTTTTGATGGAGAGTTTTGGCGGCGCGTCGACCGTCGTTCGCGGCAATTGCTCCTTCGGCATGTTCTCCAACCATCCCGAAAACGTCGACGATGCGCTGCGCCAGCGCGCCGGCGCTCGCTGGATGGTCGACGGACCGCAGACGCGCGAGGACTACATAGACATTTTCGTCCTGCTGGCGGGCAAGAACCACAAGATTGATCTCGGCGACCACGACCTCTACGCGGCGCAGGAGATTCAACGCGCGGTGGAGGATGCGTACGAGGCACATTCCAAGCCGCAGGAGGACGGGCTGGCGAGGGTCTATGAGCGCTTCATGAAGGAGAACGGCGAACCCAAGACCATGGCCGATGTCGGCGCCTACCTGCACATGATCAAGGAGGCAGAGCCGCGCTTCACCGGCCGCGCCATCAAGAACGTCACCGACGCGATCAAGATGCGGGCGATGGACATCGAGCTGCCCGACGACTGGTTCGAAAAGCCGGAAGCCTTCATGCGCAAGGGCTATGACGAGAAGAAAGCTATGATCGAGGAACTGCGCGGACCGTTCTCGATGGACATGGTCATGCAGGAGATCAACCGCTACGCGGATTCCGAATTCCGCTATTCGGACCGCTCCGACGATGCGGCGGTATCGAAGATGCTGCGCGACGCCCGGCTGCGCGAGCGCGCCGCGCGCGAGATGGAGGAGTTGAAGGCGAAGGGGACGTGGAATGCGTAG
- a CDS encoding RNA polymerase sigma factor: MERTVEAVYRSESRRVLATLIRLLGDFDLAEEALHDAFASASEQWRRDGAPANPRAWLVSAGRFKAIDRLRRRARFDGSLTELAERLDAENQDTATREAEEIEDDRLRLIFTCCHPALPPDAQLALTLREVCGLTTEEIARAFLTAAPTLAQRIVRAKTKIRDAGIPYEVPSLADLPDRLDSVLHTIYLVFNEGYSASSGASLTRQDLSGEAIRLGRLLVDLLPEPEAIGLVALMLLQESRRAARTSPSGELVLLADQDRALWNREQIEEGTALLERALASRRFGPYTLQAAIAAVHANAPDAAATDWGEIAGLYDILLKADLSPVIALNRAAAVAMRDGPAAGLELIDAIFARDELLDYHLAHSARADLCRRLGRSADARASYVKALSLTHQEPERRFIERRLAELGG, from the coding sequence ATCGAACGGACGGTGGAAGCCGTCTACCGTTCCGAGTCCCGCCGCGTGCTTGCCACGCTGATCCGCCTGCTCGGCGATTTCGATCTGGCTGAAGAAGCCTTGCACGATGCGTTCGCCTCGGCGTCGGAGCAATGGCGGCGAGACGGCGCGCCGGCCAATCCGCGCGCTTGGCTGGTCTCGGCCGGCCGGTTCAAGGCGATAGACCGCTTGCGCCGCCGCGCCCGCTTCGACGGCTCGCTGACCGAGCTTGCCGAACGGCTTGACGCCGAGAACCAGGATACCGCGACGCGGGAGGCGGAAGAGATTGAGGACGACCGCTTGCGGCTGATCTTCACCTGCTGCCATCCGGCGCTGCCGCCCGACGCCCAGCTTGCGCTGACGCTGCGCGAAGTCTGCGGCCTGACCACCGAGGAGATCGCGCGCGCCTTCCTCACCGCCGCGCCGACGCTGGCGCAGCGCATCGTGCGCGCCAAGACAAAGATCCGCGACGCCGGAATTCCTTACGAAGTGCCCTCGCTGGCCGATCTGCCGGACCGGCTGGATAGCGTTCTCCACACCATCTACCTGGTGTTCAACGAGGGCTATTCGGCGTCCTCCGGTGCTTCGCTCACCCGGCAAGATCTTTCGGGAGAGGCGATCCGGCTCGGACGGCTGCTGGTCGATTTACTGCCGGAGCCGGAAGCGATCGGGCTTGTGGCGCTGATGCTGCTGCAGGAGTCGCGCCGCGCCGCGCGGACATCTCCTTCCGGGGAACTGGTGCTGCTCGCCGACCAGGATCGCGCCCTGTGGAACAGGGAGCAGATCGAGGAAGGGACGGCGCTGCTCGAGCGCGCGCTGGCTTCGCGCCGCTTCGGCCCCTACACGCTGCAGGCGGCGATCGCTGCGGTTCACGCCAATGCGCCCGACGCGGCGGCGACCGACTGGGGCGAAATCGCCGGCCTCTACGACATATTGCTCAAGGCCGACTTGTCGCCGGTCATTGCCCTGAACCGCGCCGCGGCAGTAGCGATGCGCGACGGTCCGGCGGCGGGCCTCGAGCTTATCGACGCGATCTTCGCGCGCGACGAACTCCTGGATTATCATCTGGCGCATTCGGCGCGCGCCGATCTATGCCGGCGTCTCGGCAGAAGCGCCGATGCGCGCGCATCCTACGTGAAGGCACTGTCGCTTACCCATCAGGAGCCCGAGCGTCGCTTCATCGAGCGACGGCTGGCGGAACTGGGAGGATAG
- a CDS encoding YciI family protein, whose protein sequence is MTQRERDSYVNASLDHDAELKRSGHLIMAQALKTPPHAVSVRKRDGKVSVTDGPFAETKEHLGGFVLIEARDLNEAIKIASDDPLARVGTIEVRPFEELTYIDISEEAAR, encoded by the coding sequence ATGACGCAGCGCGAGCGGGACAGTTACGTCAACGCCTCGCTGGACCATGACGCAGAACTCAAGCGCAGCGGCCACCTCATCATGGCGCAGGCGCTCAAGACGCCGCCGCATGCGGTCAGCGTGCGGAAGCGCGACGGCAAGGTGAGCGTCACCGACGGGCCGTTCGCCGAAACCAAGGAACATCTCGGCGGCTTCGTGCTGATCGAGGCGCGCGACCTCAACGAGGCTATCAAAATCGCCAGCGATGATCCGCTGGCGCGGGTCGGCACCATTGAGGTGCGGCCGTTCGAGGAACTCACCTATATCGACATTTCGGAGGAGGCGGCGCGATGA
- a CDS encoding DUF2333 family protein produces the protein MLDPIVNFFTRIFQWIGRGIGLVIGVILWPFMWAGRWYTQRGWILKAVLGLALLVLIGLYGYFIWNTQVWTNFNPTYAEAYNFTQAPAQPAPSATAPVEGAADVEGEVKTCTTSAITQVAADLIDFNVNQNAWISSMILYKLGLFGMDWDRTPFLDNKASFQRGVNQAIRRTSVELVDTLGRVRGTSQIDQNLQDARGAITFDEETWYFGISPFGPKTPTPSFYRTAARSLRAFNDRLQKCEVVFNARADNLVQFVDRIASDIGSTSDMIRDRSQNYNSGWFDTRADDRFWFAYGQLYGYYGILTAARHDFRQVIDSRELGPLWNNVEGQLKAALAIRPFIISNGREDGWIMPTHLTTMGFYVLRVRSNLVEVRSVLDR, from the coding sequence ATGCTTGATCCGATCGTGAACTTCTTCACCCGGATTTTCCAATGGATCGGGCGCGGCATCGGGCTGGTCATCGGCGTCATCCTGTGGCCGTTCATGTGGGCCGGGCGCTGGTACACGCAGCGCGGCTGGATCCTGAAGGCGGTGCTCGGCCTGGCGCTGCTGGTGCTGATCGGCCTCTACGGATATTTCATCTGGAACACCCAGGTCTGGACCAATTTCAACCCGACCTACGCCGAAGCGTATAATTTCACGCAAGCCCCGGCGCAGCCCGCTCCTTCCGCCACTGCGCCGGTCGAGGGCGCCGCCGACGTCGAGGGCGAGGTCAAGACCTGCACCACCTCAGCAATCACCCAGGTGGCCGCCGATCTCATCGACTTCAACGTCAACCAGAATGCCTGGATTTCGTCGATGATCCTCTACAAGCTGGGGCTCTTCGGCATGGATTGGGACCGCACGCCGTTCCTCGACAACAAGGCCTCCTTCCAGCGCGGGGTCAATCAAGCGATCCGCCGGACTTCCGTGGAACTGGTGGACACGCTGGGCCGCGTTCGCGGCACCAGCCAGATAGACCAGAACCTGCAGGACGCGCGCGGTGCGATCACCTTCGACGAGGAGACATGGTATTTCGGCATCAGCCCGTTCGGGCCGAAGACGCCGACGCCGAGCTTCTATCGCACAGCCGCGCGCAGCCTGCGCGCCTTCAACGACCGGCTGCAGAAGTGCGAAGTGGTATTCAATGCGCGGGCGGACAATCTGGTGCAGTTCGTCGACCGCATCGCCAGTGACATAGGCTCGACCTCGGACATGATCAGGGACCGTTCGCAGAACTACAACAGCGGCTGGTTCGATACGCGAGCCGACGACCGGTTCTGGTTCGCCTACGGCCAGCTCTACGGTTATTACGGCATCCTCACCGCCGCCCGCCATGATTTCAGGCAGGTCATCGACTCGCGCGAACTTGGCCCCCTGTGGAACAACGTCGAAGGACAGCTCAAGGCCGCTCTCGCGATCCGGCCTTTCATCATTTCCAACGGCCGCGAGGATGGCTGGATCATGCCAACCCACCTTACCACGATGGGCTTCTACGTCCTCAGGGTGCGGTCGAACCTGGTCGAGGTCCGGTCGGTGCTGGATCGGTGA
- a CDS encoding YciI family protein gives MKYLCLVHIDGEAIGKLDEAQGKDLDRRSIEYDAALERRGKYITSDALRGPETAKIVRARGGKVSTTDGPYAETKEHLGGFILIDASGMDEAVEIAANIPVGQYGTIEVRPIMQIDLDRK, from the coding sequence ATGAAATATCTGTGTCTGGTGCATATAGACGGGGAAGCGATCGGGAAGCTCGACGAGGCGCAGGGCAAGGACCTTGATCGCCGCTCGATCGAATATGACGCGGCGCTCGAGCGCCGCGGCAAGTACATCACATCCGACGCCCTGCGAGGACCGGAAACGGCCAAGATCGTTCGCGCGAGGGGCGGCAAGGTGTCGACCACCGACGGGCCCTATGCCGAGACCAAGGAACATCTGGGCGGGTTCATCCTGATCGATGCGTCCGGCATGGACGAGGCGGTGGAAATCGCCGCCAACATTCCGGTGGGGCAGTACGGGACGATCGAGGTGCGGCCCATCATGCAGATCGACCTGGACCGGAAATGA
- a CDS encoding SDR family oxidoreductase, whose product MPVQENTLTIPDLAGKAVLVTGGSTGIGAALVAAYAAQKCRVGLHYNSSAAKAEALAAEIQDRGGEVFLIKGDFSVSADVTRVVEETASHFGGLDGLVNNAGGMLGRVPYSEMTDAQYDAVMDLNARSVVTACRVALPWLKKNGGFIVNTTSVAARNGAGGGAGLYGSAKAFVSNVTRGLAKELVGDRIRVNAVAPGLIATPFHERWTSPEQMKAQIATIPLGRAGTAEECVGAYLFLSSDLLAGYITGQVIEVNGGQLMP is encoded by the coding sequence ATGCCCGTACAGGAAAACACGCTCACCATCCCCGATCTCGCCGGCAAGGCCGTGCTGGTCACCGGCGGTTCGACCGGCATCGGAGCGGCGCTGGTCGCCGCCTATGCCGCCCAGAAATGCCGCGTCGGCCTGCATTACAATTCGAGCGCGGCCAAGGCGGAGGCGCTGGCGGCGGAAATCCAAGACAGGGGCGGTGAGGTCTTCCTGATCAAGGGCGATTTCTCCGTCTCGGCCGATGTCACGCGCGTGGTCGAGGAGACCGCGTCTCATTTCGGCGGCCTCGACGGCCTGGTGAACAATGCCGGCGGCATGCTCGGCCGCGTTCCCTATAGCGAGATGACCGATGCCCAGTACGACGCCGTCATGGACCTCAACGCCCGCTCCGTCGTCACCGCATGTCGCGTCGCCCTGCCATGGCTGAAGAAGAATGGCGGCTTCATCGTCAACACGACCTCGGTCGCTGCGCGCAATGGCGCGGGCGGCGGCGCCGGGCTCTACGGTTCGGCCAAGGCCTTCGTCTCCAACGTCACGCGCGGCCTCGCCAAGGAACTCGTCGGCGACAGGATCCGTGTGAACGCGGTGGCGCCGGGCCTCATCGCCACTCCGTTCCACGAGCGCTGGACGTCGCCGGAACAGATGAAGGCGCAGATCGCGACCATTCCGCTGGGTCGCGCCGGCACGGCAGAGGAATGCGTCGGCGCCTACCTGTTCCTCTCCTCCGATCTGCTCGCCGGCTACATCACCGGCCAGGTCATCGAGGTGAATGGCGGGCAGTTGATGCCGTGA
- a CDS encoding formate--tetrahydrofolate ligase: MAEVKSDIEIARGADKKQIQEIGAKIGIPHEHLLPYGHDKAKVSADFIRSVKGNRDGKLILVTAINPTPAGEGKTTTTVGLGDGLNRIGKKAIVCIREASLGPNFGVKGGAAGGGYAQVVPMEDMNLHFTGDFHAITTAHNLLSALIDNHIYWGNDLGIDIRRVAWRRVMDMNDRALREILCSLGGVANGFPREAGFDITVASEVMAILCLATDLKDLEKRLGDIIVAYRRDKTPVYARDLKADGAMAVLLKDAMQPNLVQTLENNPAFVHGGPFANIAHGCNSVVATTTALKLADYVVTEAGFGADLGAEKFFDIKCRKAGLKPAAAVIVATVRALKMNGGVKKEDLGAENVAAVKKGCANLGRHIENVKQFGVPAVVAINHFHSDTEAEIQAVKEFVASMGEEAILCKHWAHGSAGIEHLAHKVVSLAESGGSQFAPLYPDDMKLFDKINTIVKRIYRGDEAIADKSVRDQLHQWEAAGYGKLPVCMAKTQYSFSTDPNLRGAPTGHTVPVREVRLSAGAGFIVVICGEVMTMPGLPKTPSSEKIFLNETGQIEGLF, translated from the coding sequence ATGGCCGAAGTAAAATCCGACATCGAGATCGCGCGCGGCGCCGACAAGAAGCAGATCCAGGAGATCGGCGCCAAGATCGGCATTCCGCACGAACACCTCCTGCCTTACGGCCACGACAAGGCGAAGGTCTCGGCCGACTTCATCAGGTCGGTGAAGGGCAACCGCGACGGCAAGCTGATCCTGGTCACCGCGATCAACCCGACGCCGGCCGGCGAAGGCAAGACGACCACGACGGTCGGCCTCGGCGACGGCCTGAACCGCATCGGCAAAAAGGCGATCGTGTGCATCCGCGAAGCCTCGCTCGGACCCAATTTCGGCGTCAAGGGCGGCGCGGCCGGCGGCGGCTACGCCCAGGTCGTGCCGATGGAGGACATGAACCTCCACTTCACCGGCGATTTCCACGCCATCACCACCGCCCACAATCTGCTGTCGGCGCTGATCGACAACCACATCTACTGGGGCAACGATCTCGGCATCGACATCCGCCGCGTCGCCTGGCGGCGCGTCATGGACATGAACGACCGGGCGCTGCGCGAAATCCTCTGCTCGCTCGGCGGCGTCGCCAACGGCTTTCCGCGCGAGGCCGGCTTCGACATCACCGTCGCCTCCGAGGTGATGGCGATCCTGTGCCTGGCGACAGATCTGAAGGACCTGGAAAAGCGCCTCGGCGACATCATCGTCGCCTACCGCCGCGACAAGACGCCGGTCTATGCCCGCGACCTCAAGGCGGACGGCGCGATGGCCGTGCTCCTGAAGGACGCCATGCAGCCCAACCTGGTGCAGACGCTGGAGAACAATCCGGCCTTCGTGCATGGCGGCCCGTTCGCCAACATCGCGCATGGCTGCAACTCGGTGGTGGCGACCACGACGGCGCTGAAGCTCGCCGATTATGTGGTGACGGAAGCCGGCTTCGGCGCCGACCTCGGCGCGGAAAAATTCTTCGACATCAAGTGCCGCAAGGCCGGCCTGAAGCCGGCGGCGGCGGTGATCGTCGCCACGGTGCGGGCGCTCAAGATGAATGGCGGCGTCAAGAAGGAAGACCTCGGCGCGGAGAATGTCGCGGCGGTGAAGAAGGGCTGCGCCAATCTCGGCCGCCACATCGAGAATGTGAAGCAGTTCGGCGTGCCGGCGGTGGTCGCCATCAACCACTTCCACTCCGACACCGAGGCCGAGATCCAGGCGGTCAAGGAGTTCGTCGCCTCGATGGGCGAGGAAGCGATCCTGTGCAAACACTGGGCGCACGGCTCGGCAGGCATCGAGCATCTGGCCCACAAGGTGGTGTCGCTGGCCGAGTCGGGCGGCTCGCAATTCGCGCCGCTCTACCCGGACGACATGAAGCTGTTCGACAAGATCAACACCATCGTCAAGCGCATCTATCGCGGCGACGAGGCGATCGCCGACAAGAGCGTGCGCGACCAGTTGCACCAGTGGGAGGCCGCCGGCTACGGCAAGCTGCCGGTGTGCATGGCCAAGACGCAGTACTCCTTCTCCACCGACCCCAATCTGCGCGGCGCGCCGACCGGCCATACCGTGCCGGTGCGCGAAGTGCGGCTCTCGGCCGGCGCCGGCTTCATCGTGGTGATCTGCGGCGAGGTGATGACCATGCCCGGCCTGCCCAAAACACCCTCCTCCGAGAAGATCTTCCTCAACGAGACGGGCCAGATCGAAGGGCTGTTCTGA
- a CDS encoding DUF6638 family protein, producing the protein MELLRANELIYGRLLPVEEPHLIERYNKALKAFGLKPTKLEKFDIDRTGFSPQIAEELGDPHYLDPNQVNRRFIILTPAQADLPVVHTAFSNTSQLVYEFFAKNSRAIDALTIKDVIYGEIEDSVSRVEDIEDLISINQVEFRVLSAEDVLGKASELATLVDRLKQEPDAWRDNKMLERMVELAKVTGDIRENALVPDQVIFRHNAFWTSHFGGLYVFIDKDMTTVVSDPGAPGFRRSRPWQVSYLSIRDADRVFRFLASTGRIELPRASWIESSNYLEHRAEMAIGALIRDVEPNVDPGKFDRVWLQTWIHSHAELINKNGTFPFLNAAKREIAQLGQLKINEVNPQHRFLVVRAKPDHPDAWLTNRLISDFVPADFVSRYVFNKQGFYKDYEQFGEAWRRHVVNTLKTTYLKDKEAFRARLYGLTD; encoded by the coding sequence GTGGAACTCCTGCGCGCCAACGAATTGATCTACGGGCGGCTGCTGCCGGTCGAGGAGCCGCATCTGATCGAGCGCTACAACAAGGCGTTGAAGGCGTTCGGGCTAAAGCCCACCAAGCTCGAGAAATTCGACATCGACCGCACGGGATTCTCGCCCCAGATTGCCGAGGAACTGGGCGACCCGCACTATCTCGACCCAAACCAGGTCAACCGCCGCTTCATCATTCTGACCCCGGCGCAGGCAGACCTGCCGGTGGTGCACACGGCGTTCTCCAACACCTCGCAGCTGGTCTACGAGTTCTTCGCGAAAAACTCGCGCGCCATCGACGCGCTGACCATCAAGGACGTGATCTACGGCGAGATCGAGGATTCGGTTTCCAGGGTCGAGGACATCGAGGACCTGATTTCCATCAACCAGGTCGAGTTCCGGGTCCTGTCGGCCGAGGACGTGCTCGGCAAGGCCTCCGAGCTTGCGACGCTGGTCGACCGGTTGAAGCAGGAGCCGGACGCCTGGCGCGACAACAAGATGCTGGAGCGGATGGTGGAACTCGCCAAGGTGACGGGCGACATCCGCGAGAACGCGCTGGTGCCGGACCAGGTGATCTTCCGCCACAACGCCTTCTGGACCAGCCATTTCGGCGGGCTCTATGTCTTCATCGACAAGGACATGACGACGGTGGTCAGCGATCCGGGAGCCCCCGGCTTCCGCCGCTCGCGGCCCTGGCAGGTGAGCTATCTGTCAATCCGCGACGCCGACCGCGTGTTCCGTTTCCTCGCCTCGACCGGGCGCATCGAGCTGCCGCGGGCGTCCTGGATCGAGAGTTCGAACTATCTCGAGCACCGCGCCGAAATGGCGATCGGCGCGCTGATCCGTGATGTCGAGCCGAACGTCGATCCCGGCAAGTTCGACCGCGTCTGGCTGCAAACCTGGATCCATAGCCACGCCGAACTCATCAACAAGAACGGCACCTTCCCCTTCCTCAACGCCGCCAAGCGCGAGATCGCGCAGCTCGGCCAGTTGAAGATCAACGAAGTCAATCCGCAGCATCGCTTCCTGGTGGTGCGCGCCAAGCCCGACCATCCCGACGCCTGGCTGACCAACCGGCTGATCTCGGATTTCGTGCCGGCCGACTTCGTGTCTCGCTACGTCTTCAACAAGCAGGGCTTCTACAAGGATTACGAGCAATTCGGCGAGGCATGGCGACGCCATGTTGTGAACACGCTGAAAACTACATATCTGAAAGACAAGGAGGCGTTCCGGGCGCGCCTCTACGGCCTGACCGATTAA
- a CDS encoding DUF1236 domain-containing protein has translation MKSIIVRSAIILGLGIAPGAVLAQTQYEGQAGASTGAQTECPPGSECPGAGGAQMEGQAGATTEQPAEGQAGATAEGQAETTIKKPPEGQAGATTETETEGQAGATTEEPAEGQAATGTETQTEGQAGATTEEPAEGQAEAPAEEPTEGTAQTEQPEGEAETEGTAQTEQPADSQDETETGAIAPAEVTVEQKTEIKQVVQEVDVEPVAVDRIDFDIDVGVAVPRTIEVHPLPPRIVRIVPEYEGYLYFILADGRIVIVEPDTLKIVVIIV, from the coding sequence ATGAAAAGCATCATCGTCAGAAGCGCGATTATTCTCGGCCTCGGGATCGCTCCCGGCGCAGTTCTCGCACAGACCCAGTACGAAGGCCAAGCCGGCGCCTCGACGGGCGCCCAGACCGAATGCCCGCCCGGCTCCGAATGCCCGGGCGCGGGGGGCGCGCAGATGGAAGGCCAGGCTGGGGCCACCACGGAACAGCCTGCGGAGGGCCAGGCCGGCGCGACCGCGGAAGGTCAGGCTGAAACAACGATAAAGAAGCCGCCTGAAGGCCAGGCCGGTGCGACCACCGAGACTGAAACCGAAGGCCAGGCTGGGGCCACCACCGAGGAACCGGCGGAAGGTCAGGCCGCGACTGGAACCGAGACCCAAACCGAGGGTCAGGCCGGAGCGACCACGGAAGAGCCAGCCGAAGGCCAGGCGGAAGCTCCTGCTGAAGAGCCTACTGAAGGCACTGCCCAAACCGAGCAGCCCGAAGGCGAGGCCGAGACGGAAGGCACCGCCCAGACCGAGCAGCCTGCCGACAGCCAGGATGAGACCGAGACCGGCGCCATCGCGCCTGCCGAGGTAACGGTCGAGCAGAAGACCGAAATCAAGCAGGTCGTTCAGGAAGTGGATGTCGAGCCGGTCGCGGTCGACCGCATCGATTTCGACATCGATGTGGGCGTCGCAGTGCCGAGAACCATCGAGGTTCATCCGCTGCCGCCTCGGATCGTGCGGATCGTGCCGGAATACGAAGGCTATCTGTACTTCATTCTGGCCGACGGCCGCATCGTGATCGTCGAGCCCGACACGCTCAAGATCGTCGTCATCATCGTGTGA